The proteins below are encoded in one region of Levilactobacillus namurensis:
- a CDS encoding aldo/keto reductase — protein sequence MYVADEKRYEKMPIRRAGNTGFQLPAISFGMWHSFGESANYADTRDIILKAFDAGIFSFDNAANYGPGTGEAERLFGQVFARELKPYRDELVITTKAGFHMWPGPYGQMSSRKALIASLDQSLERMGLDYVDVYYSHRFDPETSPEETAVALNDIVRQGKALYVGISNYTAPQAAAMIKIFKDLHTPFVADQVSYNMLNQKANQDGLFDEMRRNNAGVIAYGPLAEGLLTDKYLDGIPDDVNIHWSSQYVLDQGRDKVAQKLVALNKIAQSRGQKLSHMALAWLLHDPVVTSVITGASKPEHLYENVKAVQNLKFDPEELAAIDRILKA from the coding sequence ATGTATGTAGCAGATGAAAAACGGTACGAGAAGATGCCGATTCGCCGAGCAGGCAATACCGGTTTTCAACTACCGGCAATTTCTTTTGGCATGTGGCATAGTTTTGGTGAAAGTGCCAACTATGCGGATACGCGGGACATCATTTTAAAGGCGTTCGATGCGGGCATCTTCAGCTTCGATAACGCGGCGAACTACGGTCCGGGAACTGGTGAAGCGGAACGGCTATTCGGGCAGGTCTTTGCCCGGGAATTGAAGCCTTACCGTGATGAACTCGTGATTACCACGAAGGCTGGGTTCCATATGTGGCCTGGACCTTATGGCCAGATGAGCTCCCGTAAAGCACTGATTGCCTCATTGGATCAATCGCTGGAACGGATGGGCTTGGACTACGTTGACGTGTACTACAGCCACCGGTTCGATCCGGAGACGTCACCTGAAGAGACAGCCGTTGCGTTGAACGATATCGTTCGCCAAGGGAAGGCACTCTACGTGGGAATCTCCAACTACACGGCGCCACAAGCAGCAGCCATGATCAAGATTTTCAAGGACCTCCACACGCCATTCGTGGCGGACCAGGTTTCCTACAATATGTTGAACCAAAAGGCCAACCAGGACGGTTTGTTTGACGAGATGCGCCGGAACAACGCCGGGGTCATTGCGTATGGTCCGTTGGCGGAAGGTCTGTTGACCGATAAGTATCTGGATGGGATTCCCGATGATGTGAACATTCACTGGTCCAGTCAATATGTCTTGGATCAGGGCCGGGATAAAGTGGCCCAAAAACTGGTCGCTTTGAACAAGATTGCGCAGAGTCGGGGGCAGAAACTCTCCCACATGGCGCTAGCTTGGTTACTCCATGATCCCGTAGTGACGAGTGTGATTACGGGGGCTTCCAAGCCGGAACACTTGTATGAAAACGTCAAGGCCGTGCAGAATCTGAAATTTGATCCTGAAGAATTGGCCGCTATTGACCGAATCTTGAAAGCTTAA